Below is a window of Paenibacillus bovis DNA.
TCAGCAGCGGGACGGTTGGACAGAGACGAATTAGCGTGACTATTGTGACTGTTGGATTGATCCATAGAAGATGTCATGGTTACAGTGACTTCATGACATCACGATGAATCGCAATCGTCTGCTCTATATCTTCATCACTATGCACGCCCGATACGAACATGCCTTCAAATGGAGAAGGAGCCACACTGATTCCGCGATCCAGCATCGCGCCGAAATAGCGCTTGAACATATCCATATCGCTCGCTTTGGCTGTATCGTAATTGGTTACCGGTCCTTCGGTCAGGAAAGGACATACCATAGAACCGACGCGGTTGATAGTCAGCGGGATACCCGCTTCACGCGCATTGGCTTCAAAACCTTCCTGCAGACGAGCAGAGATTTGTTCCAGACGAGCATAGACTTCCGGTGTCAGCAGACTCAGTGTAGTATAGCCGGCTGTCATCGCCAGCGGATTACCACTAAGGGTACCTGCCTGATAAATAGGACCTGTTGGAGCAATCTGTTCCATAATCTCGCGTTTGCCACCGTATGCGCCTACCGGAAGACCGCCGCCGATCACTTTACCCAGACAGGTCAGATCCGGTGTTACGCCAAAGCGTCCCTGTGCGCAGTTGATGTCTACGCGGAACCCGGTCATCACTTCATCAAAAATCAGCAAGCTGCCATATTGGGAAGTTACTTCACGCAGTCCTTCCAGAAATCCTGCTGCTGGAGGAACAACGCCCATATTGCCGGCTACAGGCTCTACGATAATACAGGCGATATCTTCGCCAAAACGCTCGAATGCCAGACGTACAGAGTCCAGGTCGTTATAAGGAACCGTTACCGTATTGGATGCAATCGATTCCGGTACACCCGGGCTGTCCGGCAATCCCAGTGTGGCTACACCGGAACCGGCCTTGATCAGCAGACTGTCGCCATGACCATGGTAAGAACCTTCAAATTTGAGAATTTTATCACGCTTGGTATAGCCGCGTGCCAGACGAATTGCACTCATGGTCGCTTCTGTACCGGAGCTTACCATACGTACAATATCGATAGAAGGCACCCGTTCAGCGACCAGTTTGGCCATACGCGTCTCAATTTCGGTCGGTGCGCCAAAGCTGGTACCTTTTACTGTAGCTTCCTGCAGAGCACGCACAACGTCCGGATGGGCATGTCCCATAATGAGCGGTCCCCAGGAACCGACATAATCGATAAATACATTGCCATCGATATCATACAGACGGGAACCTTCTCCGCGATCCACGTACACAGGAGTCAGACCTACCGTTTTAAAAGCGCGTACCGGACTGTTGACACCGCCCGGAATATATTGTTTGGCTTCTTCAAAAGCTGTACGCGAGTGTTCGTCACGACGTACGGAATTCATATTGTTCATTGATCAAGCACCTCCATAATGGTATCCAATGAAACAGATGAGCGATGAACAGGCAGACCTGTTCACCGCTAGCTGTATTCATTTTCCCTGTCCCGTATATTTACCCGTTCGGCTCATTCGCAATCCCGAACGAATAATCGGGAGTTATCTTATTCCTCACGCAACCAGCGTGCTACGTCTTTGGAGAAATACGTAATAATCATGTCTGCTCCGGCACGTTTGAAGCCCAGCATCATCTCGGTTACGATACCACGCTCGTCAATCCAGCCCTGCTGCGCAGCCGCTTTGACCATCGCATATTCACCACTAACATTATAGGCAACCAGTGGCAGATCAAAATTCTCGCGCACCGCGCGCAGTACATCCATATAAGCAAGTGACGGTTTGACCATCAGCATATCGGCGCCTTCCTGTACATCGCTTTCTGCTTCACGCAGCGCTTCACGTACATTCGCTGGGTCCATTTGATAAGATTTGCGATCACCGAATTGCGGAGCCGATTGAGCCGCTTCACGGAATGGACCGTAGAATGCAGACGCATATTTCACCGCATAGGACATGATCGGAATATCCTGGAATCCTGCATCATCCAGTGCTGCACGAATCGCATAAACGAATCCGTCCATCATATTGGAAGGAGCGATAATATCCGCTCCGGCCTGTGCCTGGGATACCGCTGTCTGAGCGAGCAGCTCCAGCGATTCATCGTTATCCACGTCCGCATGGATATGACCATCGATCTCATGAGCATGAACAACGCCGCAATGTCCATGATCGGTAAATTCACACAGGCAGGTATCTGCAATTACCACAAGCTGTGGATAATGTTCTTTGATATAACGAATCGCCTGCTGCACAATACCTTGTTCTGAATAGGCTCCGCTACCGACACTGTCCTTGGTCTCCGGTACACCGAATACCATAACAGCCGGAATGCCCAGATCTACAATCTCTTGAATCTCTTCACCAATTCGGTCCATTGAGAAATTATATACACCCGGCATAGAGGAGATTTCCTGTTTTACATTCGTTCCGTAGGTAACAAACACCGGCTGGATAAAATCCGTTCTGTGCAGACGGGTTTCACGAACCATGCTGCGGATAGCAGCAGTTTTGCGCAGACGACGATGACGTGTAAATGCTTGACTCATAATAATACTTCCTCTCTGTTTATAAAATAAAGCCGACCTGCTCAAGCGGTGGTCGGCATGCGATATGTCGATCATTCATTATTGGGACTGGAGCGAGACACTCCCCGCATTCCAGCGGCATAAAATATCTATTAATCCATCCAGGGTGGACTGCTCGGCCAGCAGCCCTACCTGCAATCCTGCCTGTTCAGCCGTAAGAGCGGTCTGCGGTCCGATGCAGGCAATTACCGAGTGGCGAAGTGTATCCGCCGGATGCTCAAAGCCCATTTTACGCATTGCAGCCAGCAGATTTGTGACTGTAGATGAGCTCGTAAAGGTAACGGCATGGATTGCTTTTTCTTCAAACAGCTTGCGCAGTTCGATATCGTCCTCATCCACCATAACTGTCTCATACGTATCGACCTCTGTCACGTCCAGCTGCATTTGTCTCAGCGTATCCGGCAGCCAGGAGCGTGCCAGGTCACCACGCGGCAGCAGAACACATTGTCCTGCCTCCAGCTGACCCTCCAGGCTCTCCAGCATGCCTTCGGCATGGAACTTCTCAGGCAAAGCTACCGCGGTCAGACCACAGTTGCGCAGAGCCGCCAGAGTAGCCGGACCCACAGCAACCAGACGGGCGCGATGCAGGGAGCGTATATCCTGCCCCTGCTCTTCCAGATGACGGAAAAAGTAATCCACACCATTTACACTGGTGAAAAACACCCAGTCATATGTTTCCAGCTGGGAGAACGCCTGGGTGATCTGCTGTCTGGCAGACTCACTGGAAGGCATCACAGTCTCGATTACCGGGTACTCATATGGTTCTCCGCCCAGTTCATCGATACGATCCACCAGTTCGCTTGCCTGGCTGCGTGCGCGGGTCACCAGAATGCGTTTGCCGAACAAAGGCAATCGTTCAGCCCATTGCAGATGCTCCCGTTGATTAACCACTTCTCCGACTACAATAACAGCCGGCGGTTTAAAATTGGCAGCAGCTACTTTGGCGGCGATATCCTGAAGGGTACCTACCAGGGTATCCTGCTCGGCCCGTGTTCCCCAGCGAACCAGAGCAACCGGTGTATTTGCCGGTCGGCCGTGACGAATGAGCTGTTCACTGATATAGCCAATTTTGGCTACGCCCATCATAAAGACGAGTGTTCCAGTAGCGTTAGTCACCTTATCCCAGTGAATACTCTCATCCAGCTTATCCGGACTCTCGTGTCCGGTAATGATCGATACGGAAGAAGCATGGTCTCGGTGAGTGACCGGAATTCCTGCATAAGCCGGTACAGCGATAGAGGAACTGATTCCCGGCACAATCTCGTACTCTATTCCATGCTGACGCAGAAGATCTGCTTCTTCGGCTACTCTGCCGAAGATCGTCGGATCGCCGCCTTTTAGACGAACAACGGTTTTGCCTTCTAGAGCCAGATCGACGAGCAACTGATTGATTTCTTCCTGCTTCATCGTATGACGGTCAGGCAGCTTGCCCACGTAGATTTTTTCCGCTCCCGGTTTGGCCTGCTTAAGAAGCCGTGGACTTGCCAGACGATCGTATACGATCGCATCGGCGAGTCCGATACATTCCCAACCACGAAGCGTAATCAGCTTCAAAGCTCCGGGCCCTGCGCCCACCAGATACACTTTGCCGGTCATTCCTTCATCCCCTAACTTCTGCCAGAATCTGATCCGCTCCACGAAGAATTAACTGATCCGCTACGGCAAGCCCAAGTTCTACAGGATGGGTGCCCTGCAGCGTTTCTTTCAGTATGGTACTGCCATCCGGTGAAGCAACCATTCCCGTTAATTGTATAACGTTTTGATCGGCTTGAGAATCCGGTGTGAGCAAGCGTACGGCATACGCGCCAATCGGCACCTGACAACCACCATTCAGCTTGGCCAGGAACGTTCGCTCTGCCGTTACGGTGAGCGCGGTCAGATCATCATTATATAAAGACAGCAGCTGCAGCATATGCTCATCATTGGCACGGCATTCCACTCCCAGAGCACCCTGCCCTACAGCAGGCAGACAGATGTCCGCAGGAAGATAGGCGCTGATCCGATCCGACCATCCCATACGGTCCAGTCCGGCTGCTGCCAGCATAATCGCATCGAATCCTTCACTCTCCAGCTTGCGCAGTCGTGAATCGATATTTCCGCGAATAGATTCAATTTGAAGATCGGGGCGATAGGCTTTAAGCTGACTTGCACGGCGTAGGCTGCTAGTTCCCAGCTTGGCTCCAACAGGGAGTTCGTCCAGCCCGCCACCATTACGGGTAATCAGACAGTCACGCGGATCGACACGTTTGGGAATCGCTCCATTTACCAGACCATCCGGCAGTACAGAAGGCATATCCTTCATACTATGAACAGCTATATCAATCTCACCATTCAGCAGTGCCTGCTCGATTTCCTTAACGAATAGCCCTTTACCGCCTACTTTGGAGAGAGTTACATCCAGAATCTGATCGCCTTTGGTAACAATCTTTTTGATTTCAAATTCCACTTCTATTCCGTTCTGTCTGCCCAGCTCTGTCAAAGCATCTATAACATGTCCTGTCTGGGTCAGTGCCAGCGCACTTTGCCGGCTTCCTACGATTATTTTGCGCATTAGGTTATCTCTCCCCGATGTTGTGCGATCCACTCTTCAATCCGAGGCTCTTCCCACCAGCAAAACCGTTCCTGCCGAATTTCCTCCAGTATATCCAGCTCTGAAGCTCGTTCCAGCAATCGCCTGCGTTCTGCCGGATCTTGAACCACTTGCTTGATCCGGTGGCGCAAATAATAAAGAAATTCAATATAAGTCTCATACTCCTGACCAAAATGCTGCTCCAGTTCACCCGCCAACCGTCGTCCCACGACCGGTCCTGCTCCCGAAGTCGTAATAGAGGCGATTAATCGCCCCCGGCGGATTACCATCGGATTGATAAAGCTACTGGACTCATGATGATCAGCCACGTTGACAGGAATACCTGCACACCGTGCTTCATCCGCTACCTGACGGTTTACGTCTGCATGTATCGTGGCCGCATGCACGAGAAAATAACGCTTAACTCCGCTACGCTCCGCGCCTGTCGAGCCTAAGACATCACCAGACTCATAATGACGTGCAATCCAGTGAATCCGGTCCAATCGGGCCAGCTCCTGCAATTCCGAAGACAGTTTAGGGCTGATCACCGTAATGATCGCACCGCCGCGCAGCAAGTTTCGCGCTTTACGCTCGGCTACCTTACCGCCGCCTACAATCAGGCAGTGCTGATTTCTACAATCCAGCATTACAGGAACGTATGGAATAATATCACTCATACGCCTACCCATTGGTGAAACGCCGACCAGGTATTGGCTACAAAATTAAGAATAAATACGATATAGCCTGCTATTGCCCATCGAGCCATAATTACCGCCGAATAATTACGCATATGCCGCGTAGCAAAATAGGCAATATATACACACAGTGCCAGTAGTGTAAATACGACTTTGAGATCCAGCAGCAGTACAAAGCGTCCTTCTGCAAAAATAGACATCAATGCCACAATCAATGATACGATCAGCAGTGGCGTACCGATAAGCATGGAAGTGTATGTATACCGCTCCATACTCTCCAGGCTTGGCAGCCGGCGTACGGTGTTATCCCATTTCTTTTGCTTGAGCTTACGGTGCAAAAACAAATACATGGCCGCAAAAACAGCAGCTACCGTATAAAAGGCAAAACTCAGATTGGCCAGTGCCACATGCAGAATCAGCAGCCCATGTACGGTATCCCAGCCCGAGGGCAGTGCCCCTTCACCAGGAGAATGCAGACGATTCTGAACCATAGCACAAAAGCCGATTACATTTAATAGCAATACGGCATAATCAGTCTTGAGTACCCTTTCGATAAAAAAGGAAATCAATATTAAAATAAAAGTAAGGAAAAAGAAAAAGTCATACGTTGAAAACAGCGGCAGTGTCTTCTCTTCCACCGTGCGAATGGTAATACTCGCCAACTGGATAATAAATACCAAAATAAGAAACCCTGTGCCCGTCCGCTTCGCCCTCGGATTGCGACGTATGCAATCCGAGAAATAAAACAGTAGGCTCAGGGCGTATAAATAAATAATAATATCGTATAACAGGTTAAACAGCGTCAAAGCAAATCACCTGCCTATAAAATTGCGGGAGCAAAGGATGCCATGTTTCCTTCAGCAACCGGTGAATGGGATGGCATGGAAGTCCGCTCGGAAGCAGGCTTGCTTACATTGGCTGATTCGGTCAAAGACTGTGTCTGTTCTTCCAGTGCGAACAGACGCGTGAATAATTCTACGGTCTCTGCGCCGTTTTTCTCGGCAGCCATTTCCTTGACCCGATTAATCGGCTCATGATTCATTTGATTGACAATACTTTTGGTCAGACGGCTAATCACTTTACGCTGTCTTTCATCCAGCTCTGGCAGCTTGTTAAACAGGCTTTCCAGTGTCTCTTCATGAATACGGGCACCACGCTCCTGAAGGGCGCGGATGACCGGTCTGACACCGAGTGTTTTCAGCCATTGCTGGAACACTTCCATTTCTTCGCGGATCATGCGTTCGATCTTGATCGCTTCGGCACGGCGCATCGCCATATTGCTCTCTACAATGCCTTCCAGATCATCAATATCATACAGGAATACATTGCTGATTTCGCCAATAGCCGGGTCCAGATCACGCGGAACCGCGATATCAATCATAAAGAGCGGACGCGATTTGCGCTGCTTCATGCTTTCTCTGATCATACCCGGATCCAGTACGTAGCCCTGTGCGCCTGTCGAGCTGATCAGAATATCCACTTCATGCAGACGATGGACCGCTTCTTCCATCGTGCATGGTGTACCGTTAAATTTGTGAGCCAGCTCCTGAGCCCGCCCCAGTGTACGGTTCGCTACAATCACTTCTGCCGCTCCGTTCGCGTACAGATGCTTGACTGTCAATTCGCTCATTTTGCCTGCGCCCAGAATCATAATAACTTTGTTATGGAAAGCACCAAAAATACGTTTACCCAGCTCTACTGCGGCATAGCTGACCGATACGGCACTTTCACCGATCATAGTCTCTGCATGCGCACGTTTACCGAGCGTAACAGCTTGCTTAAACAACATATTAAACCATGTGCCCGTCGCTTTGTTTTCCTGAGCCAGCTGGAAAGACCGTTTGACCTGTCCCAGAATCTGGGTCTCGCCAAGTACCATGGAATCCAGTCCACAGGTAACCCGGAACAGATGATCAATCGCCTGCTCATCTTCATATATATATAAATGCTGCGTAAATTCTTGACGGGAAATACCAAACCACTGCTCCATGAAGCCGCGGATAAAATGTCCGCACATATGCAGACGGTCCAGTACAACATAGATTTCCGTACGGTTGCAAGTTGCTACAATGGTGCCTTCCAATACACTTTTGGTATCCTTAAGCTGCCGGAGAGCTTCCGGTAATTCTTCATCCGCAATGGCAAACCGTTCTCTTACTTCAACCGGTGCTGTGCGGTAGTTGAGTCCGACAACAATAATGTGCATTGCAAGTTCACCCACCTAGTCTAAAAGTTGTAACTTATCACTTTTCGTTCTTCACAATACGTTAATTATATCACAGCAAAAAGGGCAATTTCGCCGTCTTTATGAAATGTTTATGAAATCCCGACATATCTTCATGCATTATTTAATTAAATTTGTTGTTTCACCGCTATAAAACGGTTCAATATTTTACCTACTGTATTATTTCGGCGTTATTCTTCTATTTCTTTAACCAATTCTGTATCATCCGATATACCCAAATAAAGCTATGAACATATGCATATAAAAAGGCATCCGATACACAGTACCAGATGCCTTTCTTTTGAGCGGTATTCATTTTCATTCTTTGCCCGTTTAAAGCAAAGCCTTATTATCGATTAATCAGTTCGCTGGATTGCATCACTGGAGTCTCTACTTGCAGTTCTCCAAGACCACGAACCAGTTTTTTGGCATACGTTTTTTCAGGCTTCAGAACGGACACCAGGTAGTCGATCGCCAATTGTGGATCTACGGTCTCTCCGCAGGTATAACAGTCAATAGCCGCGAATCCTCTCTCAGGATACGTATGAATCGAGAGGTGACTCTCCGACAACAAAACAAGCACTGTCGCCCCTTGTGGTTCAAATTGTTTGGATTGAACAGACATTACGGTTGCACCGCAAGCCTCAGCTGCTTCAACCATCTGAGCCTGCAAATATTCTGCACTGTTCAGCAAATCAAAATCTACACCCCAAGTATCAACAGCAACGTGTCTTCCGAAAGTTGAGTATTCCATCTTCCGGTTCCCCCTTCCTAGGAATAAAATGTTTGGAAATTTCATCCGCTAGGACCTACGTCATTCACTTCCCGAGGGAATAATCTCTCGCAACATTACCATGTCCTGAGTGAATCCTGGTTCCTATGTTATTTTCAACGAGATTAAAAATAACATCTATCGACACGAATTGCAAGCTTTTTTCGAATATTTTTGTGGGATGAGTAAGTCCATGAAAAAGCCCGGCTTTATGCGATTTTACCCAATATGACAGCAGCCCAACCATTGCTGATTTCTTATACATTTTTATGTATAAATATAACAAAAGACCATCCATCGATACGATGAATGGTCGATATGCATACTAGCATATGTGGGTCCTATTCAGGCTTCCAGGCTAAACAGCCGTCTCGCCTGAAGCTGCAGTTCCTGGTCAATCTCCTCGTAAGGACCTGCGGAAGCATTGCGTTGATCCAGCAGCTGATCCACTATACGGCGGACCAGTTCAATATCTGTCTCAATGGATGTGGACTGCAGGCGGGTTTTGAGCTCCAGCGAAGCATTCTTCTGCCGGTAGATCAATTTCTCGCCTTCTGCCGTATGCTCGGTGATCCTCTGCACAACACCCTGTTCATAATCATATATCATTGTGAATCCTTTGTAGATGCGGTTCACAACGCCTGAGCCTTTAAAGGCAACAAACAATTTACGAATCATATTTGTCAGATGCGGGTTTACCAAGCGGAAAGACAACTCACAGACATAGCTTCCTTCTTTGAGGTCAAAAGGTAAATGAACTTCCTCACCATTTCGTGTACCGAATACAATTTCCTGACAGCCATTATCGAGTACTTTTACCCGGTGATGGACATGGGGGTCTTCGGCATAGTGGATAAACTGGGACATTTGATCTTTCGACAACTGTAAACTGGCTTTGATATACTCTGTGGCTAACCGCTGAGCCATAAAAATCTCCTCAATTCTATTGGCATTCCAATATATTCATTATTATACATCAATCATGAACGGTATTGCCTGCCACCCGAGTCAACAATTTTCATCATATTTCAGAGAAAAACGGATTAATCGCTGTAAAGAACGGGAGAACGCCCTTGATGCTCCATTTTCCTCGCTAAATACCTTGTTTTACGGGTTAATCTATGAGTTTATGGCTTACTGGGAAGGAATATCATCTTCTTCACGTTCGTGGTGGTTGTCACTATCCTGTTCGTTCGCAGACAAGGATTCCATTTCTTCCTCTTCCAACTCATCTTCATCGGGGGCAAAGGCATGACGTTCGATGATGGACCATAATTCATCCTTACCCAGCCCAGTCTCGGATGAAAACAATACGAAATCATCTTCCGGTACAAAGCCCAGATCTGTTTTGACGACTTTGATGTGTTTGTCCCACTTGCTGCGAGGGATTTTATCGGCTTTGGTCGCTACGACGCAGATGTTGCAGTCATAGTATTTGAGCCAGTCATACATCATAATATCGTCTTTGGACGGAGCATGACGCAGATCGATCACCAGGATGACCAGCTTCAGCGGCTCGCGCTCCAACAGATATCTTTCGATCATTTTACCCCATGCTTCGCGCTGGCTTTTGGATACTTTAGCGTAGCCATAGCCGGGGAAATCGACGAAATACAGCATTTCATTGATCAGATAGTAGTTCAGATGCTGCGTTTTGCCGGGAGTCGCACTCGTGCGTGCCAGATTTTTACGGTTAATCAGACGGTTGGTCATCGAGGACTTGCCTACATTCGAGCGTCCGGCCAGAGCGATCTCCGGCAAACCATCTTCCGGATATTGATCCGGACGTACAGCACTGATAATAAATTCTGCATTGTTTACTTTCATAGGTTAGAAATCCCTTTCGTATATAAAATAAAATGAACGACGTGTGATGAAGCTCTGTTAGCGTGCGCTGACGGCCGTATCACCAATGTGCCCGTTACCTTCGTATTTTGCAGCTTGCCTACCGAACTTATTCGCTTCTAGCCTAGTATATCATCTTTTGTACGTTTGCAGGCCTTCTTACTGAATCTGTTGCTGCCGATCGATTATATAAAAACAAGCTTATGTCGGCTCACTTCAATAGATGCTATACACGCTATCAATAGATGCTGTTCACGCCGACCAGCAGGATGGACCAGATTCCAATACAAAAAGCGGCATCGCCCGCCGCTATCTGGTGAGCGATGCCGCTATATTGGATGATCGGAGTCATCTTGCTGGTAAGACACATATTTGTTATAGGCTGGACGATAGATGCTGGTTAGCCCCGCTTATTCGGTTGTACTCCACCAGCATTAGCATCAGCTATTAATGCAGGGTAGCTTCATGCACCAGAGCGTGCTCCAGCACCTGATCCATCGTGGCTACCGGAACAAAGGTTAATTCTTCCTTGATGCTATCCGGGATATCTTTGAGATCGCGTTCGTTATCCTGCGGCAGCAGAATTTTCTTGTAGCCCGCACGGTGTGCTGCCAGTGTCTTTTCTTTGAGTCCGCCAATCGGCAATACTCGGCCGCGCAGGGTAATCTCGCCGGTCATCGCGACTTCTTTGGAGACATAACGTCCCGTCAGCGCCGAGATCAGAGCCGTAGCAATCGTAATCCCTGCTGAAGGACCATCCTTGGGAATCGCCCCTTCGGGAATATGGATATGAATATCATTCTTTTCATAAAAGTCTGTCGGAATATCCAGCTCACCTGCTTTGGAGCGGGTATAGCTGAATGCTGCCTGAGCGGATTCTTTCATGACATCACCGAGTTTACCGGTCAGCATCAGCTTGCCGCTGCCAGGGACTACAGTGACTTCAATCGTCAGCGTCTCGCCGCCAACTTCGGTCCATGCCAGTCCGGTCACACTGCCGATCTGGTTTTCTTTTTCTACCAAGCCATAGCGGAATTTCGGTACTCCGAGATAATCCTTGATATCATCCGGAGTAATGATTACTTTTTCCAGTTCATCGGAGACGATTGCGCGTGCAGCCTTACGGCATAAGGCAGCAATCTGCTGTTCCAGATTACGCACACCGGATTCACGGGTATATTCGCGTACAACTTTGAGCAGGGTATCTTCGCCGACTTCCAGCTGTTCTGTTGTCAGACCATGCTCTTCGGTCTGCTTGGGCAGCAAATATTGTCTGCCAATCTGCAATTTCTCCAGCTCGGTATACCCCGGAATATACAGCATTTCCATCCGGTCCAGCAGCGGACGCGGAATACTCTGTACACTGTTGGCTGTCGTCACGAACATCACATTCGACAGATCGAACGGTACTTCTACAAAATGGTCACTAAACGTATTGTTTTGCTCGGGATCAAGCACTTCCAGTAGAGCCGCAGATGGATCACCACGGAAATCGGAAGCCATTTTGTCGATCTCATCCAGCAAGAATACCGGATTCATACTACCGGCATTACGCATCCCCTGAATAATACGTCCTGGCATAGCACCGACATACGTACGGCGATGACCACGGATTTCGGCTTCATCGCGTACGCCACCCAGTGAAATACGAACAAACTCGCGTCCCAGCGACTTGGCGATCGAGCGAGCCAGTGAAGTTTTACCTACCCCTGGTGGACCAACAAGACACAGGATCGGTCCTTTGAGCTTTTTGACCAGCTTTTGCACAGCGAGGTATTCGAGCACGCGTTCTTTGGGCTTGTCCAGGCCGTAATGATCTTCATTCAAAATCTGTTCGGCATGATGCAGATCCAGATCATCGGTTGTACGTTTATCCCATGGCAGGCTGAGCAACCAGTCCAGATAGTTACGGATAATGCCGCCCTCAGCCGAATTGGCAGGCGTTTTCTCCAGACGATCGATTTCTTTTTCGATTTTTTCTTGGACTTTCTCCGGTACTGTCAGTTCAGCCAGCTGCTGACGCAGCTCCTCGGCTTCTCCGGCTCTGCCTTCCTTTTCGCCCAGTTCTTTCTGGATCGCTTTCATCTGCTCGCGCAGATAGTATTCACGCTGCGTTTTTTCCATTTGCTTTTTGACGCGCTGGCTGATTTTGCGTTCCAGCTCCAGCACTTCACGTTCACTGTGCAAAATATCCAGCAGACGCTCCAGACGCATACGTATATCTACAGCTTCCAGAATATGCTGCTTGTCCTTGATTTTGATCACCAGATGGCTGGTAATTACATCCGCCAGTCGGCCCGGCTCTTCAATATCGGATACCGCAGCCATCGTCTCCGGGGTCACTTTTTTGGACAAATTGATATAATGCTCAAATTCGGTCAGTACCGTACGCATCAGAGCATGAACCTCAGGATCATTGTTTTCTTCCTCAGGCAGTTCTCTGGCTTGTACTTCGTAGTACTCTTCATTGTCCATATATTCAATCACTTCGGCGCGTTCCAGACCTTCCACCAATACCCTAATCGTACCATTGGGTAGCTTGAGCATCTGACGTACTTTGGCAATTGTACCTATTTTAAAAATCTCATCCGGACTCGGCTCTTCAATATTAACCTCCGACTGGGAGCAGAGAAGAATCAGGTTATCATCGACCATCGCCTTTTCTAAGGCCTTCACGGATTTATCCCGCCCAACATCCAGATGGAGTACCATGCTTGGATACACGAGCAGTCCTCTTAAAGGCAGCAAAGGAAAACGACGCGCCTTGTTTTTATGTGGTCCCATCGCTTTCGTACCTCCTGTAATTCGTGCGTATTATACTGCCTATATCATTCCTAGTTTAACAAATATCACATCGAAACACCAATGAACGGGAATCTGAACTGAAAAAAAGATACTGACAGAAGCAACTCTCTTCTATCAGTATCTTGATCTGCACCGACAGACTTACTATACGTCTGCCTGACGCCTGTATCATTTTATGTCTAACATTTAAAATTGTAGATAATTGATATTTTTGAACATCCTTTTCAGTAATATACCGTCTTGTAGACCTTATATCACATGTCAAGGCTGCTCGATCCAATCGAACTGCCGAATACCTTAAGGCTGTACGACAGGGGCATGGCGCTCTTCACGTCCAGGAATTTTGCCGGTCGCTTCAAAAGCTTCCACAATA
It encodes the following:
- the hemL gene encoding glutamate-1-semialdehyde 2,1-aminomutase; translated protein: MNNMNSVRRDEHSRTAFEEAKQYIPGGVNSPVRAFKTVGLTPVYVDRGEGSRLYDIDGNVFIDYVGSWGPLIMGHAHPDVVRALQEATVKGTSFGAPTEIETRMAKLVAERVPSIDIVRMVSSGTEATMSAIRLARGYTKRDKILKFEGSYHGHGDSLLIKAGSGVATLGLPDSPGVPESIASNTVTVPYNDLDSVRLAFERFGEDIACIIVEPVAGNMGVVPPAAGFLEGLREVTSQYGSLLIFDEVMTGFRVDINCAQGRFGVTPDLTCLGKVIGGGLPVGAYGGKREIMEQIAPTGPIYQAGTLSGNPLAMTAGYTTLSLLTPEVYARLEQISARLQEGFEANAREAGIPLTINRVGSMVCPFLTEGPVTNYDTAKASDMDMFKRYFGAMLDRGISVAPSPFEGMFVSGVHSDEDIEQTIAIHRDVMKSL
- the hemB gene encoding porphobilinogen synthase; protein product: MSQAFTRHRRLRKTAAIRSMVRETRLHRTDFIQPVFVTYGTNVKQEISSMPGVYNFSMDRIGEEIQEIVDLGIPAVMVFGVPETKDSVGSGAYSEQGIVQQAIRYIKEHYPQLVVIADTCLCEFTDHGHCGVVHAHEIDGHIHADVDNDESLELLAQTAVSQAQAGADIIAPSNMMDGFVYAIRAALDDAGFQDIPIMSYAVKYASAFYGPFREAAQSAPQFGDRKSYQMDPANVREALREAESDVQEGADMLMVKPSLAYMDVLRAVRENFDLPLVAYNVSGEYAMVKAAAQQGWIDERGIVTEMMLGFKRAGADMIITYFSKDVARWLREE
- the cobA gene encoding uroporphyrinogen-III C-methyltransferase, coding for MTGKVYLVGAGPGALKLITLRGWECIGLADAIVYDRLASPRLLKQAKPGAEKIYVGKLPDRHTMKQEEINQLLVDLALEGKTVVRLKGGDPTIFGRVAEEADLLRQHGIEYEIVPGISSSIAVPAYAGIPVTHRDHASSVSIITGHESPDKLDESIHWDKVTNATGTLVFMMGVAKIGYISEQLIRHGRPANTPVALVRWGTRAEQDTLVGTLQDIAAKVAAANFKPPAVIVVGEVVNQREHLQWAERLPLFGKRILVTRARSQASELVDRIDELGGEPYEYPVIETVMPSSESARQQITQAFSQLETYDWVFFTSVNGVDYFFRHLEEQGQDIRSLHRARLVAVGPATLAALRNCGLTAVALPEKFHAEGMLESLEGQLEAGQCVLLPRGDLARSWLPDTLRQMQLDVTEVDTYETVMVDEDDIELRKLFEEKAIHAVTFTSSSTVTNLLAAMRKMGFEHPADTLRHSVIACIGPQTALTAEQAGLQVGLLAEQSTLDGLIDILCRWNAGSVSLQSQ
- the hemC gene encoding hydroxymethylbilane synthase — protein: MRKIIVGSRQSALALTQTGHVIDALTELGRQNGIEVEFEIKKIVTKGDQILDVTLSKVGGKGLFVKEIEQALLNGEIDIAVHSMKDMPSVLPDGLVNGAIPKRVDPRDCLITRNGGGLDELPVGAKLGTSSLRRASQLKAYRPDLQIESIRGNIDSRLRKLESEGFDAIMLAAAGLDRMGWSDRISAYLPADICLPAVGQGALGVECRANDEHMLQLLSLYNDDLTALTVTAERTFLAKLNGGCQVPIGAYAVRLLTPDSQADQNVIQLTGMVASPDGSTILKETLQGTHPVELGLAVADQLILRGADQILAEVRG
- a CDS encoding precorrin-2 dehydrogenase/sirohydrochlorin ferrochelatase family protein, with the protein product MSDIIPYVPVMLDCRNQHCLIVGGGKVAERKARNLLRGGAIITVISPKLSSELQELARLDRIHWIARHYESGDVLGSTGAERSGVKRYFLVHAATIHADVNRQVADEARCAGIPVNVADHHESSSFINPMVIRRGRLIASITTSGAGPVVGRRLAGELEQHFGQEYETYIEFLYYLRHRIKQVVQDPAERRRLLERASELDILEEIRQERFCWWEEPRIEEWIAQHRGEIT